Proteins encoded in a region of the Anoxybacillus amylolyticus genome:
- a CDS encoding helix-turn-helix domain-containing protein, whose product MKRLKITNDHGWTPRTLRKQERKIKDASLRVRVTAVRLVMEGYLGKDVAKMVNLCRQSVALYVSRFNEGGLDHLLDRRLPPGRVPFLTEEQQQELRQLVLTTTPVDVGWGISSSWNTRILQSYIQQTYGVFMSREGIRKLLHRLRLSWTHPTYKLVKGAPERQAAFQKELEFIKKN is encoded by the coding sequence ATGAAACGTCTTAAAATTACAAATGATCACGGCTGGACCCCTCGAACACTTCGGAAACAAGAACGGAAAATCAAAGATGCTTCGCTTCGCGTTCGGGTTACCGCCGTTCGTCTCGTCATGGAAGGGTATCTCGGAAAAGATGTTGCGAAAATGGTCAATCTATGCCGTCAATCGGTTGCCCTCTACGTCTCACGCTTTAACGAAGGAGGACTCGATCATTTACTCGATCGCCGCTTACCACCCGGTCGTGTACCGTTTCTTACCGAAGAACAGCAACAAGAACTCAGACAACTTGTGTTAACCACCACCCCCGTTGATGTCGGTTGGGGCATTTCTTCCTCATGGAACACACGTATTTTGCAATCTTACATCCAACAAACATATGGTGTGTTTATGTCACGTGAAGGCATTCGCAAGTTGTTACATCGTCTTCGTTTATCGTGGACACATCCAACCTACAAGCTGGTGAAAGGTGCCCCTGAGCGTCAAGCTGCTTTTCAAAAGGAGCTCGAATTTATAAAAAAAAACTAA